Proteins from one Telopea speciosissima isolate NSW1024214 ecotype Mountain lineage chromosome 1, Tspe_v1, whole genome shotgun sequence genomic window:
- the LOC122648639 gene encoding early light-induced protein 1, chloroplastic-like has product MATSVVAVQSILTNPAVTRFTNKCRSDSILTTTYLPSLHRKTSLQVRCMAQKLPQESTKFLDVFAFSGPAPERINGRLAMVGFVTALGVELARGDDLVGQLMNGGVPWFLGTTALLSIASLIPLFKGVSVQSKSDGVMTSDAEMVNGRFAMMGLVALVFTEYLKGGALV; this is encoded by the exons ATGGCAACCTCAGTAGTAGCCGTGCAGTCCATCTTGACTAACCCTGCAGTGACTCGATTCACCAACAAATGTCGGTCAGATTCAATCCTTACAACCACCTACTTGCCAAGCCTGCATAGAAAGACTAGCTTGCAAGTGCGCTGTATGGCCCAGAAACTCCC ACAGGAGAGCACGAAGTTCTTAGACGTGTTTGCATTCAGTGGGCCAGCACCTGAGAGAATCAACGGGAGGCTAGCGATGGTGGGATTCGTGACTGCTTTGGGAGTAGAGCTTGCGAGAGGAGATGATTTGGTAGGACAGCTGATGAACGGAGGGGTGCCGTGGTTCCTTGGGACCACCGCGCTACTGTCCATCGCATCGTTGATTCCATTGTTTAAGGGAGTGAGTGTACAGTCCAAGTCGGACGGGGTGATGACGTCGGATGCCGAGATGGTGAACGGGAGGTTTGCGATGATGGGGCTTGTGGCGTTGGTCTTCACTGAGTATCTCAAGGGTGGAGCACTCGTGTAG